The proteins below come from a single Eucalyptus grandis isolate ANBG69807.140 chromosome 3, ASM1654582v1, whole genome shotgun sequence genomic window:
- the LOC104437635 gene encoding trafficking protein particle complex II-specific subunit 120 homolog isoform X2 — protein MEPDVSIETGAMIRVAVLPVGHVPTPLLRDYAAMLLRHGSVSLSAISSFYTEHQKSPFANQPWDSGSLRFKFVIGGSPPSPWEDFQSNRKILAVVGVCHCPSSPDLDDVIEQFGVKCKGYASALVRRCFAFCPSDAQLEDGSKKDSNLKLFPPADRQTQEFHLQTMMQDVAASLLMEFEKWVLQAESAGTILKTPLDSQANFSSEELIKAKKRRLGRAQKTIGDYCLLAGSPVDANAHYQTALELARLTGDYFWYAGALEGGVCALMLDRMGHMDPELVDEVKYRYNSVIGHYRKSSIQDNAQRVSPLSFELEATLKLARFLCRRDLAKDVAELLTNAADGAKSLIDASDRLILFVEIARLYGKINYQRKAAFFSRQVAQLYLQQENRLAALSAMQVLAMTTKAYRVQSRASVSEHPLDDGSANGGKVLHQSIVSLFECQWSTLQMVVLREILLSAVRAGDPLAAWSAAARLLRSYYPLITPVGQNGLANALANSAERLPSGTRCADPALPFIRLYSFPLLSSQVDVVKRNPSREDWWMGSATSGPFIYTPFSKGDSNDSGKQEVIWIVGEPVHVLVELANPCGFDLRVDSIYLSMHSGNVDPFPVSVNLPPNSSKVITLSGIPTSVGQVTIPGCMVHCYGVVTEHLFRDVENLLLGAAQGLVLSDPFRCCGSAKLRNVSVPNISVVPQLPLLVPHIIGGDGAIILYEGEIRDVWISLSNAGTVPVEQAHISLSGKNQDSVISVAYEALRGSLPLKPGAEVTLPVTLKAWQLGLVDPDNASKSGSGITGRHHKDGNSPMLVIHYAGPLTNSGDPTANGSAVTPGRRLVVPLPVCVLQGLSFVKARLLSMEIPAHVSESSPIPAFGDGNSTKEALSSERKLERLVKIDPFRGSWGLRFLELELSNPTDVVFEISVSVQLENPIADINKAIDQDAVEYSCPKTRIDRDYSARVLIPLEHFKLPVLDDSFFLRDTHSNGASTSRSSSFSEKSAKAELNASIEKLISKIKVKWHSGRNSSGELNIKDTIQKALQSSVMDVLLPDPLTFGFRLVRDGSSDAAVPDMPMASMIQVEKTASEGCMMANEVTPMEVLVRNNTKETIRMCLSITCRDVAGENCTEGANATVLWSGVLNGITMEVPPLKETKHLFSLYFLVPGEYTLVAASVIEDANDILRARAKADSPDEPICCRGPPFHVCVMGTA, from the exons ATGGAGCCGGACGTCAGCATCGAGACGGGCGCCATGATCCGCGTCGCCGTCCTCCCGGTCGGCCACGTCCCCACGCCGCTGCTGCGGGACTACGCCGCCATGCTCCTCCGCCACGGCTCCGTCTCCCTCTCCGCCATCAGCTCCTTCTACACGGAGCACCAGAAGTCCCCCTTCGCCAACCAGCCCTGGGACTCCGGCTCCCTCCGCTTCAAGTTCGTGATCGGCGGCTCCCCGCCCAGCCCCTGGGAGGACTTCCAGTCGAACCGCAAGATCCTGGCCGTCGTCGGCGTCTGCCACTGCCCCTCGTCGCCCGATCTCGACGACGTGATCGAGCAGTTCGGCGTCAAGTGCAAGGGGTACGCGTCCGCGCTCGTTCGGAGGTGCTTCGCGTTTTGCCCCAGCGACGCTCAG CTAGAGGATGGAAGTAAGAAGGACTCTAATCTCAAGTTGTTCCCACCTGCTGATCGTCAGACGCAAGAGTTCCATTTGCAAACTATGATGCAAGACGTAGCTGCTTCATTACTAATGGAATTCGAAAAGTGGGTTCTTCAGGCTGAGTCTGCCGGAACTATCCTGAAGACGCCTCTTGATTCTCAAGCGAACTTCAGTTCAGAGGAG TTGATTAAGGCAAAAAAGCGAAGACTGGGTCGAGCACAAAAGACCATTGGGGACTACTGTTTATTGGCAGGATCACCTGTTGATGCTAATGCCCATTATCAAACAGCTTTAGAACTTGCTAGGTTGACGGGAGATTATTTCTGGTATGCGGGAGCACTAGAGGGCGGTGTATGCGCATTAATG TTAGATCGGATGGGACACATGGATCCGGAATTAGTGGATGAGGTAAAGTACCGGTACAACAGTGTCATCGGACATTACAGAAAGTCATCCATTCAGGATAATGCACAGAG AGTATCACCATTGAGCTTTGAGCTTGAGGCTACCTTGAAATTAGCAAGGTTCCTTTGCAG AAGAGATCTGGCCAAGGATGTGGCTGAATTGTTGACGAATGCTGCTGATGGTGCAAAATCTTTGATTGATGCGAGCGACAGACTCATATTATTTGTTGAAATAGCTCGCCTCTATGGGAAAATCAATTATCAAAGGAAAGCTGCCTTCTTTTCAAGGCAAGTAGCTCAGCTGTACTTGCAACAAGAAAACAGATTGGCTGCTCTTAGTGCCATGCAAGTTCTGGCAATGACAACAAAAGCATATCGTGTTCAAAGTAGAGCATCTGTGTCCGAGCATCCTCTTGATGAT GGTTCTGCCAATGGTGGAAAGGTGCTGCACCAGTCGATAGTTTCCCTCTTTGAGTGTCAATGGAGCACTCTGCAGATGGTTGTGCTGCGAGAGATACTACTTTCTGCTGTTCGCGCAGGGGATCCCTTGGCTGCTTGGAGTGCAGCAGCTCGTCTCCTAAGATCATATTACCCCTTAATTACGCCTGTCGGACAGAATGGTCTTGCTAATGCACTTGCAAATTCAGCAGAGAGGCTTCCGTCAGGAACTAGATGTGCTGATCCTGCTTTACCATTTATAAG ACTATACTCATTCCCTCTACTCTCTTCACAAGTAGATGTTGTGAAACGCAACCCATCTAGAGAAGATTGGTGGATGGGATCAGCTACATCAGGGCCTTTCATATATACACCATTTAGCAAGGGTGATTCAAATGATAGTGGCAAGCAGGAGGTAATATGGATTGTTGGAGAACCAGTCCATGTCTTGGTTGAACTGGCTAATCCTTGTGGTTTTGATCTACGGGTAGATAGTATATATCTATCCATGCATTCTGGAAACGTTGATCCTTTTCCTGTTAGTGTAAATCTTCCGCCTAACTCATCAAAAGTGATAACCTTGTCGGGGATCCCAACATCAGTGGGGCAGGTCACTATACCAGGGTGCATGGTTCATTGTTATGGGGTAGTGACTGAACACCTTTTCAGGGATGTTGAAAATCTGCTTCTTGGAGCTGCACAAGGTCTTGTTCTTTCTGACCCATTCCGATGTTGCGGATCTGCAAAGTTACGAAATGTTTCCGTTCCAAATATATCTGTAGTACCCCAGCTTCCACTTTTGGTGCCACACATTATAGGGGGTGATGGTGCCATAATTCTATACGAAGGAGAAATTCGTGATGTGTGGATAAGTCTGTCTAATGCTGGTACAGTTCCAGTCGAACAGGCTCATATTTCTTTGTCTGGAAAGAACCAAGATTCTGTTATTTCAGTTGCATATGAAGCCTTAAGAGGTTCTCTTCCTCTGAAACCTGGTGCTGAAGTTACTCTGCCTGTTACTTTGAAAGCGTGGCAGCTTGGTTTGGTGGATCCTGATAATGCCAGCAAGAGTGGATCAGGTATCACGGGCAGGCATCATAAGGATGGGAACAGCCCTATGTTGGTAATCCATTAtgcag GACCGCTTACAAATTCTGGAGATCCCACGGCTAATGGATCTGCTGTAACCCCTGGCCGACGACTGGTGGTCCCATTACCAGTTTGTGTGCTACAAGGCCTGTCTTTTGTCAAGGCTCGTTTACTTTCCATGGAAATTCCAGCGCATGTCAGTGAAAGCAGTCCTATACCAGCTTTTGGAGATGGCAATTCTACTAAGGAAGCTCTGTCTTCAGAGCGTAAGTTGGAGAGACTGGTAAAGATTGATCCTTTCCGAGGGAGCTGGGGACTGCGTTTTTTGGAGCTTGAGTTGTCTAATCCAACAGATGTAGTTTTTGAAATAAGTGTGTCCGTTCAGTTGGAAAATCCTATAGCTGATATTAACAAAGCAATTGATCAAGATGCCGTTGAATATTCTTGTCCAAAAACTAGAATAGACCGTGATTACTCTGCAAGGGTACTCATACCACTGGAGCATTTCAAATTACCCGTTCTTGATGACTCCTTTTTTCTGCGAGATACTCATTCCAATGGGGCTAGTACAAGTAGAAGTTCAAGCTTCTCAGAGAAGAGTGCTAAAGCTGAATTAAATGCCTCTATCGAAAAGttgatttccaaaattaaagttaaatggCATTCAGGACGGAACAGCTCAGGAGAATTAAATATCAAGGACACCATACAGAAAGCCCTGCAGTCATCCGTTATGGATGTATTGTTACCAGATCCGTTGACATTCGGCTTCAGACTGGTCAGAGATGGTTCTAGTGATGCCGCAGTACCTGACATGCCAATGGCATCTATGATTCAGGTGGAAAAAACCGCATCAGAAGGCTGTATGATGGCAAATGAGGTCACTCCTATGGAAGTTCTGGTGCGTAATAACACGAAGGAGACGATCAGGATGTGCCTTAGTATCACATGTCGGGATGTAGCTGGGGAAAATTGTACTGAAGGAGCCAATGCTACTGTATTATGGTCAG GGGTTCTGAATGGGATCACCATGGAAGTTCCCCCACTTAAGGAAACTAAGCACCTGTTCTCCCTCTACTTTCTCGTTCCTGGGGAGTACACATTGGTGGCTGCTTCAGTGATTGAGGATGCTAATGACATCCTGAGGGCTCGTGCCAAAGCAGATTCTCCTGACGAGCCTATATGCTGTCGTGGGCCCCCGTTTCATGTCTGTGTCATGGGCACTGCTTGA
- the LOC104437635 gene encoding trafficking protein particle complex II-specific subunit 120 homolog isoform X1, with the protein MEPDVSIETGAMIRVAVLPVGHVPTPLLRDYAAMLLRHGSVSLSAISSFYTEHQKSPFANQPWDSGSLRFKFVIGGSPPSPWEDFQSNRKILAVVGVCHCPSSPDLDDVIEQFGVKCKGYASALVRRCFAFCPSDAQLEDGSKKDSNLKLFPPADRQTQEFHLQTMMQDVAASLLMEFEKWVLQAESAGTILKTPLDSQANFSSEELIKAKKRRLGRAQKTIGDYCLLAGSPVDANAHYQTALELARLTGDYFWYAGALEGGVCALMLDRMGHMDPELVDEVKYRYNSVIGHYRKSSIQDNAQRVSPLSFELEATLKLARFLCRRDLAKDVAELLTNAADGAKSLIDASDRLILFVEIARLYGKINYQRKAAFFSRQVAQLYLQQENRLAALSAMQVLAMTTKAYRVQSRASVSEHPLDDDVGQGSANGGKVLHQSIVSLFECQWSTLQMVVLREILLSAVRAGDPLAAWSAAARLLRSYYPLITPVGQNGLANALANSAERLPSGTRCADPALPFIRLYSFPLLSSQVDVVKRNPSREDWWMGSATSGPFIYTPFSKGDSNDSGKQEVIWIVGEPVHVLVELANPCGFDLRVDSIYLSMHSGNVDPFPVSVNLPPNSSKVITLSGIPTSVGQVTIPGCMVHCYGVVTEHLFRDVENLLLGAAQGLVLSDPFRCCGSAKLRNVSVPNISVVPQLPLLVPHIIGGDGAIILYEGEIRDVWISLSNAGTVPVEQAHISLSGKNQDSVISVAYEALRGSLPLKPGAEVTLPVTLKAWQLGLVDPDNASKSGSGITGRHHKDGNSPMLVIHYAGPLTNSGDPTANGSAVTPGRRLVVPLPVCVLQGLSFVKARLLSMEIPAHVSESSPIPAFGDGNSTKEALSSERKLERLVKIDPFRGSWGLRFLELELSNPTDVVFEISVSVQLENPIADINKAIDQDAVEYSCPKTRIDRDYSARVLIPLEHFKLPVLDDSFFLRDTHSNGASTSRSSSFSEKSAKAELNASIEKLISKIKVKWHSGRNSSGELNIKDTIQKALQSSVMDVLLPDPLTFGFRLVRDGSSDAAVPDMPMASMIQVEKTASEGCMMANEVTPMEVLVRNNTKETIRMCLSITCRDVAGENCTEGANATVLWSGVLNGITMEVPPLKETKHLFSLYFLVPGEYTLVAASVIEDANDILRARAKADSPDEPICCRGPPFHVCVMGTA; encoded by the exons ATGGAGCCGGACGTCAGCATCGAGACGGGCGCCATGATCCGCGTCGCCGTCCTCCCGGTCGGCCACGTCCCCACGCCGCTGCTGCGGGACTACGCCGCCATGCTCCTCCGCCACGGCTCCGTCTCCCTCTCCGCCATCAGCTCCTTCTACACGGAGCACCAGAAGTCCCCCTTCGCCAACCAGCCCTGGGACTCCGGCTCCCTCCGCTTCAAGTTCGTGATCGGCGGCTCCCCGCCCAGCCCCTGGGAGGACTTCCAGTCGAACCGCAAGATCCTGGCCGTCGTCGGCGTCTGCCACTGCCCCTCGTCGCCCGATCTCGACGACGTGATCGAGCAGTTCGGCGTCAAGTGCAAGGGGTACGCGTCCGCGCTCGTTCGGAGGTGCTTCGCGTTTTGCCCCAGCGACGCTCAG CTAGAGGATGGAAGTAAGAAGGACTCTAATCTCAAGTTGTTCCCACCTGCTGATCGTCAGACGCAAGAGTTCCATTTGCAAACTATGATGCAAGACGTAGCTGCTTCATTACTAATGGAATTCGAAAAGTGGGTTCTTCAGGCTGAGTCTGCCGGAACTATCCTGAAGACGCCTCTTGATTCTCAAGCGAACTTCAGTTCAGAGGAG TTGATTAAGGCAAAAAAGCGAAGACTGGGTCGAGCACAAAAGACCATTGGGGACTACTGTTTATTGGCAGGATCACCTGTTGATGCTAATGCCCATTATCAAACAGCTTTAGAACTTGCTAGGTTGACGGGAGATTATTTCTGGTATGCGGGAGCACTAGAGGGCGGTGTATGCGCATTAATG TTAGATCGGATGGGACACATGGATCCGGAATTAGTGGATGAGGTAAAGTACCGGTACAACAGTGTCATCGGACATTACAGAAAGTCATCCATTCAGGATAATGCACAGAG AGTATCACCATTGAGCTTTGAGCTTGAGGCTACCTTGAAATTAGCAAGGTTCCTTTGCAG AAGAGATCTGGCCAAGGATGTGGCTGAATTGTTGACGAATGCTGCTGATGGTGCAAAATCTTTGATTGATGCGAGCGACAGACTCATATTATTTGTTGAAATAGCTCGCCTCTATGGGAAAATCAATTATCAAAGGAAAGCTGCCTTCTTTTCAAGGCAAGTAGCTCAGCTGTACTTGCAACAAGAAAACAGATTGGCTGCTCTTAGTGCCATGCAAGTTCTGGCAATGACAACAAAAGCATATCGTGTTCAAAGTAGAGCATCTGTGTCCGAGCATCCTCTTGATGAT GATGTTGGTCAGGGTTCTGCCAATGGTGGAAAGGTGCTGCACCAGTCGATAGTTTCCCTCTTTGAGTGTCAATGGAGCACTCTGCAGATGGTTGTGCTGCGAGAGATACTACTTTCTGCTGTTCGCGCAGGGGATCCCTTGGCTGCTTGGAGTGCAGCAGCTCGTCTCCTAAGATCATATTACCCCTTAATTACGCCTGTCGGACAGAATGGTCTTGCTAATGCACTTGCAAATTCAGCAGAGAGGCTTCCGTCAGGAACTAGATGTGCTGATCCTGCTTTACCATTTATAAG ACTATACTCATTCCCTCTACTCTCTTCACAAGTAGATGTTGTGAAACGCAACCCATCTAGAGAAGATTGGTGGATGGGATCAGCTACATCAGGGCCTTTCATATATACACCATTTAGCAAGGGTGATTCAAATGATAGTGGCAAGCAGGAGGTAATATGGATTGTTGGAGAACCAGTCCATGTCTTGGTTGAACTGGCTAATCCTTGTGGTTTTGATCTACGGGTAGATAGTATATATCTATCCATGCATTCTGGAAACGTTGATCCTTTTCCTGTTAGTGTAAATCTTCCGCCTAACTCATCAAAAGTGATAACCTTGTCGGGGATCCCAACATCAGTGGGGCAGGTCACTATACCAGGGTGCATGGTTCATTGTTATGGGGTAGTGACTGAACACCTTTTCAGGGATGTTGAAAATCTGCTTCTTGGAGCTGCACAAGGTCTTGTTCTTTCTGACCCATTCCGATGTTGCGGATCTGCAAAGTTACGAAATGTTTCCGTTCCAAATATATCTGTAGTACCCCAGCTTCCACTTTTGGTGCCACACATTATAGGGGGTGATGGTGCCATAATTCTATACGAAGGAGAAATTCGTGATGTGTGGATAAGTCTGTCTAATGCTGGTACAGTTCCAGTCGAACAGGCTCATATTTCTTTGTCTGGAAAGAACCAAGATTCTGTTATTTCAGTTGCATATGAAGCCTTAAGAGGTTCTCTTCCTCTGAAACCTGGTGCTGAAGTTACTCTGCCTGTTACTTTGAAAGCGTGGCAGCTTGGTTTGGTGGATCCTGATAATGCCAGCAAGAGTGGATCAGGTATCACGGGCAGGCATCATAAGGATGGGAACAGCCCTATGTTGGTAATCCATTAtgcag GACCGCTTACAAATTCTGGAGATCCCACGGCTAATGGATCTGCTGTAACCCCTGGCCGACGACTGGTGGTCCCATTACCAGTTTGTGTGCTACAAGGCCTGTCTTTTGTCAAGGCTCGTTTACTTTCCATGGAAATTCCAGCGCATGTCAGTGAAAGCAGTCCTATACCAGCTTTTGGAGATGGCAATTCTACTAAGGAAGCTCTGTCTTCAGAGCGTAAGTTGGAGAGACTGGTAAAGATTGATCCTTTCCGAGGGAGCTGGGGACTGCGTTTTTTGGAGCTTGAGTTGTCTAATCCAACAGATGTAGTTTTTGAAATAAGTGTGTCCGTTCAGTTGGAAAATCCTATAGCTGATATTAACAAAGCAATTGATCAAGATGCCGTTGAATATTCTTGTCCAAAAACTAGAATAGACCGTGATTACTCTGCAAGGGTACTCATACCACTGGAGCATTTCAAATTACCCGTTCTTGATGACTCCTTTTTTCTGCGAGATACTCATTCCAATGGGGCTAGTACAAGTAGAAGTTCAAGCTTCTCAGAGAAGAGTGCTAAAGCTGAATTAAATGCCTCTATCGAAAAGttgatttccaaaattaaagttaaatggCATTCAGGACGGAACAGCTCAGGAGAATTAAATATCAAGGACACCATACAGAAAGCCCTGCAGTCATCCGTTATGGATGTATTGTTACCAGATCCGTTGACATTCGGCTTCAGACTGGTCAGAGATGGTTCTAGTGATGCCGCAGTACCTGACATGCCAATGGCATCTATGATTCAGGTGGAAAAAACCGCATCAGAAGGCTGTATGATGGCAAATGAGGTCACTCCTATGGAAGTTCTGGTGCGTAATAACACGAAGGAGACGATCAGGATGTGCCTTAGTATCACATGTCGGGATGTAGCTGGGGAAAATTGTACTGAAGGAGCCAATGCTACTGTATTATGGTCAG GGGTTCTGAATGGGATCACCATGGAAGTTCCCCCACTTAAGGAAACTAAGCACCTGTTCTCCCTCTACTTTCTCGTTCCTGGGGAGTACACATTGGTGGCTGCTTCAGTGATTGAGGATGCTAATGACATCCTGAGGGCTCGTGCCAAAGCAGATTCTCCTGACGAGCCTATATGCTGTCGTGGGCCCCCGTTTCATGTCTGTGTCATGGGCACTGCTTGA